The sequence ACCCAGGAGAAAAGGAAAGGTAGACACTAAACGAAAACTTCAATCGAGAAGAAAATAGCTCTATTTACAAATACTTACAACCTGACAGCCTTATGGCCTTCTTACGGAACATCCCTTAAAATCATAATTGGTAATGTCAGCCAGGGTTGTAGATGTTACAGTTCAATTTCGAGTTTGAAATCCTCGACCTTTATTCCAGTTTCATTGATGAGCCTGTGAAGATATTGCCTTTGAATCCCGGCCCTTTCAGCCGCCTTGCTTATATTTCCCTTGTTGTCCTTAAGAAGCGAGCGTAGGTACTGGTCGTGAAACATCTGGATCATCTTGTCTTTGGCCTCTTTGAAAGGCAGCCGGGATATATCCTGATTCAGGTCAGGGAAGTAGGACTCTTGTTCAAGGTCCAAAAATAGATCCTTGACTTTCAGCGTGTCTGTCGTGCAAAAGATAACTCCGCGTTCGATGATATTTTCCAGTTCTCTGATGTTGCCTGGATATTCCTGTGACAGGAGGACCTGCATGGCCTGGGGTGATATGCCTTGGATATCTTTCTGGTTGAGCCGGGTGTATTTTTTCAAGAAATGGTAACTCAAAAGGGGAATGTCTTCCCTTCTCTCTTTGAGCGGAGGCAATTTAATGCGAATTACGTTCAGGCGGTAGTAAAGCTCTTCCCTGAAACGTTTTTCTTCAATAGCGGCTTTCAGATCATGACTTGTGGCCGCAATGAATCGCAGGTCCGCCTTTTTGGTAACCAGACCCCCGACCGGTTTATATTCGCCTTCCTGAAGAAGCCGCAGGAGTTTGGTTTGCATGACCGGGCTCAGGTCGCCGATCTCATCTAAAAAGAGGGTTCCGCCGTGGGCTTCTT comes from Deltaproteobacteria bacterium and encodes:
- a CDS encoding sigma-54-dependent Fis family transcriptional regulator, which codes for MIGKILIVDDEADMLNLLQRIISEETDHELVTETHPFKALEIFKSRSFNLVITDLKMPKMDGIKLLEQAKEIRPKVPVIILTAYATIETAVEAIQKGAYDYITKPFRRERILLTIDKAMQWQEMLRENLALRQALSEKNSFSSTVGSTAIMKEIFERIKQAAPTTGTVLITGASGTGKELVARAIHQNSSRSSKKLITINCTAIPENVLESELFGHVKGAFTGAWKDKKGLVEEAHGGTLFLDEIGDLSPVMQTKLLRLLQEGEYKPVGGLVTKKADLRFIAATSHDLKAAIEEKRFREELYYRLNVIRIKLPPLKERREDIPLLSYHFLKKYTRLNQKDIQGISPQAMQVLLSQEYPGNIRELENIIERGVIFCTTDTLKVKDLFLDLEQESYFPDLNQDISRLPFKEAKDKMIQMFHDQYLRSLLKDNKGNISKAAERAGIQRQYLHRLINETGIKVEDFKLEIEL